The segment GCGCGGCATTCGACGGCGAGGGCGCCCTGGCCCGGAGCCGGCAACATCTGCAGAGGATCGATCACCTCGGTGATCCGATCAGTTTCACCGAGCCGGCGCAGGCCTGCATTCGCCAGCACAACGGCATCAGCAGCCCCTGAGGTCACGGCCTCGATTCTGGTTCCGACGTTTCCGCGAATCCCGATCACCTCGATGCCGAACCCAAGCGCCTCAAGCTGAACCTGACGGCGGGGCGAGCCGGTCGCCACCTTCGAGCCAACCGGAAGCTCGCCAAGGGTCAGATTGTCGCGGGCGATCAGGGCGTCCCGAGGATCTTCCCGTCCGGGCACCGCGACCAGGTCGATTCCGGGTTCCGGGGTCGTCGGCAGGTCCTTCAGCGAGTGCACGACGAAGTCGACCTCGCCGCGAAGCAGCGCGTCCCGTACGGCGGAGACGAAGACTCCTGCGCCGCCCATCGTGACCAGCGGCGCCCGGTTGACATCACCCTCGGTCACGATATCGACGAGCTCGACCGGGATCCCCGTCACCGCGGTCAGTCGCTCGCCTACCAGCTTCGACTGTGTCCGGGCGAGTTTGCTGCGCCGAGTGCCCAGGCGCAGAACTGGGGTGGTCATGACTTCTCCTGAATCGAAATGTTGCCTGGCAAATGCTGCAGCTGCTCGCTGTCGAACACGGTGCCCGGTAACGGCAGTACGTCTAGCGGACCGGTGGCATCGATCGAGAGGTCGAAAAGCGCCCGGAGTGCATCGGCGTAGCTCCCACCACCAGGTTCCGCGGCGAGTTCCTTCACCCGGACCGTCGGCGTGTGCATCAGCTTGTCGGCCAGCCGGTGCATGCTCTTGCGCACCTCGTCGAGAACTCTCGCATCAACGTCCGGGCCGAGACGGGCAGCAAGCCGCGCGAACTCCTTGTCGCGGACAGCCTTTGCCCGGCCGCGCAGCGCTATCACCGTCGGCGCAACCGAATTGGCGCGCCGCTTGCTGATCAGCTTTGCGGTCTCACTCGCGATGATGGCGCGAACCGCGGCAATCGCATTCGTGACGTCGGCGGCATCGTGATGCGGACCGGCGGCGAAAATCCGGCTGAGCTCCTCAAGCCCCACCAGCCTGACGTCGTCGATGTCGCCAACTTCGGGGGCGATATCGCGAGGAAGCGCCAGGTCGACAAAGAACTGCCGGCGCCGGGCATGCGCATCCCCTCGCTGCACCGACCGGGTCGTGCGAAGGTCGCGCGTCGTGCGCAGTTCGCGAGCAGCGGCGACTGAGTCGGCCCCGATGATTGTGCCCCTGGCTCCGGTGCAGGAGACGATCAGGTCCGCGTCCGCCACTTCGGCAACCAGCGTGTCCCGATCCAGTTCGACCGCTCGGCCGGCGACCGTAGCGGCGAGGCGTTGCGCGCCGTCAAGGCTGCGGTTGGCAATGGCGATCCGTCCGACGCCGAGCCTGCTGAGGTTCGCAACCACAAGGCTGCTCATCGCGCCGGCGCCGACCACGAGTGCGTTCACCGCGCCCAGATCGCCGAGCCAGCCGGGTGCCGAGTCGAGCGCGCCGCTCAGCAGTGATTGGGCCACCCGGTCCAGGCCAGTTTCGGAATGCGCCCGCTTGCCCACCCGCAGCGCCTGCTGAAGAATGCGTCCCAGCTCACTGCTCAGGTTTCCTTCGGCCTGTCCCAGCGAAAGAGTCGCGCGGAGCTGACCAAGGATCTGCGCCTCGCCGACCGCCATCGAGTCCAGGCCGCAAGCCACGGTGAGCAGGTGTTCGACCGCCCGCTCTTCGTAGTGCACATAAAGGTGCTCGCTGAGCGTCGTCCATTCAGTGCGGATCGCGTCGACCAGCGCACCCCCCAGGTCGGCGAGACCGCCGTGGAAGGTGCTGACGTCGGCAATTATCTCCAACCGGTTACAGGTAGCCAGCACGGCGACACCGTTGACGTAGCCACCTTCGGCGATCGCCCGGCTCAGCTCGCGGACCTGCGACTCAGAGAGCGCAGCCTTCTCCAGCACCGACATCGGAGCAGAGCGATGCGAGATTCCTACGATGAGGAAGGCCATCTAGGACAACTCCTTGGCCATGACCAGTTCGTCGGCCGCGGCACGTTGCGCGTGAAAGGCGAGAATCTGGAGTTCGATCGACAGGTCGACTTTTCGCAACTGGACCCAGTCAGGCACCTGCAGCACGCTCGGGGCGAAATTAAGAATTCCGCGGATACCGGCAGCAACCGCCCGATCGCAGATTTCCTGCGCTACCGGGCCGGGAACGGCCAGCACCGCAAGGTGTGCCCCGGTTTGATCGATAACTGTTTCGAGGTCATCGATGCTGCGCACCAGGACGCCGGAGACGGTCGTTCCGACGATTGCCTCGTCGGCGTCGAACATGGCGACAACTGTGAAGCCCCTTGAGGCGAAGCCGGAGTACTGCGCGAGGGCGGTTCCGAGGTTTCCGGCACCGAAGATGGCGACGTTCCAGTCCTGGCTCAAACCGAGGTTTTCCGAGATCTGCTCAACCAGGACCTTGACCTCGTATCCGACGCCCCGGGTTCCGTAGGAGCCGAGATACGAGAGGTCCTTGCGCAGCTTGGACGAGTTCACGCCGGCGACCTCAGCGAGGTCTTCGGAGGACACAGTGATCACGCCGTCTTCCGCAAGTGTGCTGAGCGCTCGCAAATAGACCGGAAGCCTCGCGACGGTGGCGTCCGGAATGCCACGCTCGGCATCAAAAACGGTTCCATCCTTATCGGTGCCTGGCTTGGCGATAACCGCCGGCCAGCCCACCCGATCTGCGGACTCGGACTGCGACAAGGGGGTCGGTGTCTCCTCGGCTGAATCGAACTGCGATACTATGCGATCCAGCCTAGGCGCTTGTGAAGGGAAGCACAAAGTGGACGAATCCCCTGAAATGTGCTCCAGCGGCGCAATCTAAGGGCTCGGCACACCCGGACAGTGACGGGCTTCACATCCGGCTCGCCCGGTCAGTCAGGAAGATCCGGACTCCGGCGCCAGCGCCTTTCGCAACCGGTCGGCGTCCACTCGCCAAAACGCGTGCTGGACACCGTCGATCAGCACCACCGGCACCTCGTCCGAATACTTCGACCGCAGCTGGGCATCCTGGTCGACGTCGACCTCAGCAAAGTGGTGACCGGTCTCCCGTGCCACCGCCTGCACGATCGGCCGCGCCTCGTCGCAGAGGTGGCAGTTGGCGCGGGAAACTAAAAGAACCTCACTCATAATTGCTAGGGTAATGCCATGCCGATTTCCGAGGTCGGAGGACAGGGCTCCACCCCGGCAGCGGCCGAGCCCTCTACCGCCGCAGCATTTTTCGACGTTGACAACACTTTCATGCGTGGGGCCAGTCTCTTCCATCTCGCCCGCGGAATGCGGCAACGGCGACTGCTGAGCTACCGGGACTTGGCCCAGTTCGCCTGGCAGCAGGTGAAATTCATCGCCCGCGGCGAGCACACCGTCAACCTCGAGGAGGTCCGCCAGCGAGCGCTCTCATTCGTGGCCGGATACACGGTCGCCGACATCAGGCAGATCGGCGAAGAGGTGTACGACGAGTTCATGGATTCAAAAATCTGGCCCGGTACGAAGCAGTTGTCGGCAGATCACTTGAACAATGACCAACAGGTATGGCTTGTGACAGCAACGCCGGTCGAGATCGCCGAAGTGATCGCGGCCCGATTAGGGGTGACCGGTGGACTGGGCACAGTTGCTGAGCACGTCGACGGCGTCTACACCGGGCAGCTGACCGGACAGGTACTGCACGGGGAAGCGAAGGCCGCAGCCGTGCAGGCGCTTGCCGCAGAGCATGGCTTCGACCTTTCGATCAGCTACGCATACAGCGATTCGGCCAACGACATTCCGATGCTTTCCCTGGTTGGCAACCCCTTCGCGATCAATCCGGACCTCAAGCTGCGCATCTACGCGGAAGCACACGGCTGGGAGGTCAGGGATTTCCGCACCGCCGGCCGGAACACAAAGCGGGCGATCCAGGGCTTCGCCGGCGCCGGGGCACTCTACGGCGGATGGCGCGCCTGGCGACGACTGCGCGGTCGCCGCTCGATCGGCCAGTTCGAGCAAGAGTAGGACTAAGCGTTCAGACGCAAAAGTGCCTGCCAGCACACGCTGACAGGCACCTTCGAAAACCCAAGATTTCAGGCCAAAGTCACTTCTTGTTGCGGCGCTGGTGGCGCGTCTTCCGCAGCAGTTTACGGTGCTTCTTCTTAGCCATCCGCTTGCGACGCTTCTTAATTACTGAACCCACGTGACATCCTTTTCACAAGTTTGGTGCTGAACGACCCCTCCGAAGAATACCTTCCGGAAGCGGAAAACAAAAAAAGCCGTGCCTCGCGACTCGGGCTACCCTGCCGATCCCTGGCTCTGCCCGGGGTCGATATAGGCCGACTGAAGGTACTTCTGCACGGCATCTTCAGGCACCCGGTACGAGCGCCCGAAACGGACGGCCGGTAACTCCCCGGCATGCACCAGGCGATACACGGTCATCTTTGAGACACGCATCATCGCGGCGACCTCGGCCACGGTGAGGAACTGCATCTGGGACAGTCCTGCCACGTTACTTTCCACCCGTTCTCTTCTTAGCCGCTCGGCCCACCGATCGGCAGGCAGCTTCGCGCGGCTATAACGACAAACTTCACCGGGCGGAAAGGAAGCTCTGCATGGCGTCGGCGTGTCGCTCCTCTACTTTAGTGCCAGAAGTGGTAGTTGGGAAAGTTGTTGGCAATTCTTAATCAAAGTACGGGTCGAGCCCGTGAAACGGGAAGACGCTCTTTTTAGTCGCCATCACCGCCCGATCCAGTTCATTGTTCGGGTCGAAGCCCACTTTCCAGGAACGCCACCAGAGCTCGACCTCGTCACCCATCAGCCGTGGGGCATCCCGCTGGGAGCGCTCATGAACGTAATCACGCCAGCTTTCCGGTGTCTGGGCCGTAACCGCGATCGGCTTGCCGGCGGCTATCGCCACGAGGTGGGCCCAGCTCCGTGGCACGGCGTCCAGAAGGTCATACCCGCCACCGCCAACCGCCAGCCACCGGTTGCCGCAATGCGCGGCTGCGAGCTCATCGATCATGATCGCGGCCTGCCGGAGGGCATCGACGCTGAGCCTCAGGTGGGTCAGCGGATCATGCAGGTGGCCGTCACAGCCATGCTGACTCACGATCACCTCGGGCTCGAACGCACCGATCAACGGTGGAACAATGGCGTCGAACGCCCTCAGCCAATCACTGTCGGAGGTACGTGGCGGGAGGGCAACGTTGACCGCGCTGGCCTCGGCGGAGCTGCCGCCGATTTCATCGGCGAAGCCGGTGCCTGGGAACAGCATCCGTCCGGTTTCGTGCAGAGAAATCGTGAGCACCCTTGGGTCGTCCCAGAAAATCGACTCTGTCCCGTCGCCGTGATGAGCGTCGATATCGATGTAGGCGACCTTCTGCACACCGGAGTCGAGCAGATGCGTGATCGCCGCGGCAACATCGTTGTATACGCAAAAACCGCTGGCCTTGTCCCGCCTGGCGTGGTGCATGCCGCCGCTGAAGTTCACTGCGTGCACCGCCTCCCCCGAGACGATCGCCTGGGCAGCCTGCACGCTGCCCTGCACGATCCGGGCGGATGCTTCGTGAATGTGGTCGAATCGCGGCACGTCATCAGTTCCGACGCCATACCGGATCCGGACGGCGTCATCGACGCTGCTGGTGCTCTCGGCAGCACGGATGGCGGAAATGTACTCGCTGCTGTGTACAGTCTCGAGCAGCTCGTCGGTCGCGACCGAGGCAGAGTGCACTGTGACGTTTCGCAGGTCGAAGAGGCCGAAATCCTCGCACAACCGCGCTGTAAGGTCGAGGCGCAGCGGATGCATGGGGTGCGTGGGCCCGAAGTTGTACTGCCCGAATACCTTGTCCCAGACAATGTAAAGCGGCATTTGTTGCTCGACCATGCTTGTTACCCTAACCGTCGCGGCGATCGACGTCTGTCCCGCTTAGACTCGGGTAGCGTCTTAGCAGCAGATGAAGGGGTTCTCGATGGCCACACGACCTGGCGCCGACGGTCAGCCAGCCTTGCTTCGTCGTACCGTTTTGGCACCGGTCACCGCTGTGCGCGACTTCGTCGACGACGTCGCCAAGAGTTCACCGGCCCGGCTGGCCCTGGTGACGTTCACCGCCGTCGTACTTGTATTCGTCGGCCTGTTGATGTTGCCGATATCGACCCGCTCGGGCGAAATGGCGGAACTTTCCCATGCAGTGTTCGTCGCCGTGTCAGCGGTCTGCGTGACAGGGCTGACGCCTGTGGTTACCGAGGAATACTGGTCTGCTTTCGGTGTTTCCGTCATCACCCTCGCCATCCAGCTCGGCGGACTGGGAATCCTCACCCTTGCCTCGATCATGGGCCTGGCCGTTTCCAGGAGGCTGGGCCTGCGACAGCGTCTGATCGCCGCGCAGGAGACCAAGGCACTCCGGCTCGGCGAGGTCGGCAGCCTGCTCCGTGCTGTTGCCCTGGCGTCGTTGATCTCCGAGGCAGTTCTGGCGCTGGCGATGTTTCCACGATTCATCATCCGTGGCGAAGCGGTCGGTGACGCTGCCTGGCACAGCGTCTTTTACTCGATATCCGCCTTCAACAACGCGGGATTCACCATTCACCCCGGCGGTGCTGCCGCGTTCGCCGACGACCCATGGATTCTGATTCCGCTGATGATCGGGGTTTTCGTTGGCGCGCTCGGCTTCCCGGTGATCCTCACTGTCGCGCTTCACCTGTGGTCGCCGAAGTCCTGGGATCTGCATACCAAGCTCACCTTGGTGACCTCTGCGGCGCTCGTCGTTCTGGGCGCCCTGGCTATCGGCGCCTTCGAATGGAACAACCCCAAGACACTTGGCGATGACGCTGCGGGACAGACAGTACTGGAGACCATCTTCGCGGCCGTTATGCCCCGTTCCGGTGGCTTCGCCACGATGGACCTGTCAGAGATGCATCAGTCATCACACGTCGTTCTCGACATGCTGATGTTCATCGGCGGCGGTTCGGCGTCCACTGCGGGCGGCATCAAGGTCACCACGCTTGCCGTGATGTTCCTCGCCGCATTTGCTGAGGCCCGCGGCCTGGAGCACGTCGAGGTGTTCGGCCGCCGGATACCTCCGGCCACCCTGCGACTTGGCGTCTCTGTCACGCTGGCGGGCGCGACGATCGTCTCCGTCGCGACGATCACCTTGCTCAATCTGTCGGAGCTACCGCTGGATCTCGTCCTGTTCGAGGTCATTTCCGCGTTCGCAACCTGCGGGCTGACCTCAGGAGTCACCGAGCAGCTCCCGCCATCCGGGCTCTACGTGCTCTCCGTCGTGATGTTCCTCGGCAGAATCGGTACGATTACGCTGGCCGCCGCGCTCGCACTGCGAGAGCGGCAGCGGCTGTATCGCTACCCGGAAGAAAGGCCAATCGTTGGCTAAATCGGATACATCGCACACACCCGTGCTCGTGATCGGCCTCGGCCGATTCGGCTCGGCGACCGCCGCACGGCTGAGCCAGCTCGGGCGGGAGGTGCTTGCCATCGAGCGGGACGCCCAGATGGTGCAGGACTGGTCCGGACGGCTTACCCACGTTGTTGAGGCAGACGCCACGAACATCGAAGCACTGCGGCAGGCCGGGGCGGGCGAATTCAGCGTCGCGGTGGTCGGCATCGGCACATCGATCGAGGCTAGCGTGCTGACCACGGCGAACCTGGTGGACCTTGGCATCGAACAGATCTGGGCCAAGGCGATCAGTCAGTCGCACGGCAAGATCCTCAGCCGGATCGGCGCCCATCATGTGCTTTACCCGGAGACTGACGCGGGCAATCGGGTCGCCCACCTGGTGTCCAGCCGGATGCTCGACTACATCGAGTTCGACGAGGGCTTCTTCGGCGTGGTGAAAATGCGTCCACCAAGGGAAGTGCAGGGTTTCAGCCTGCGCGAATCGGCAATTCGCAAAAAGTACGGCGTCACGGTTGTCGGCATCAAGACACCCGGACAGGACTTCACCTACGCAACACCGGAGACTCAGATCAACGCGCAGGACATGCTGATCGTCGCCGGCCACGTGGATCTGCTGAATCGGTTCGCGTCCCGGCCCTGAGGTCGCCAGTCCGGCCCAGCTCCACCGCGGGCCCGGCTAGCTGGAAAGTTCGGCGGATCGCCGCGCAGCCGCCTGTGCGGCCGCCAGCGCGATTTCGCGAAGGCCATGTTCCTCAAACACGTCCAGCGCCGCCTTCGTGGTTCCGCCCGGGCTGGTGACCTGTTCGCGCAGCTGCGCGGGATCCTTGCCCGTCTGCTCCATCAGGGCTCCGGCGCCCGCTGCTGTGCCCACCACAAGCGCCTTCGCCGTCTCCGGATCGAGGCCCAGCTGCTGCCCTGCATCGACCAGTGCTTCCGCGAGCAGGAAGAAGTACGCCGGTCCAGACCCGGAGATCGCCGTCACCGCGTCAAGCTGATCCTCCCGGACCTGACGGGTCATTCCGGCACCGGCCAGGATGGCGGCAGCACGATCGAGCGCATCCTGGTCGGCGGACTCCCCCGCGGCGATCGCAACAACGCCCGCACCTACAAGCGAAGGCGTGTTCGGCATCGCCCGCACCACTGCCGCACCCGGCAGTCGTGTTTCGATGGCGGACGTGGTGATGCCGGCTGCCACGCTGATCACAACGCAGTCCCGAGTGACCGCGTCGGAGATCTCGGACGCAAGGTCAAGGATTCCGTGCGGCTTAACCGCCAGAATCACGATATCCGCCTCGCGGGCAGCGCTCTGATTGGCAGCGGCATCCGCTGAGGTATCGAGCACAGTCACGCCGGTGCGCTGACGCAGTTCGCTGGCGCGATCAGGGCTTCGCACGGTGGCTGTGACGCTACCGGCCGGCAGCCCGGCCCGGAGAATCCCACTGAGCAGCGCCTCGCCCATCGAGCCTACGCCGAGTACGGCAACGGTTGGATCAGTCATGGCTTAGCTGTCCTAGATGCTCGCGAGCAAAACTCAGCGTGTGCAGCAGCAGGTCGTCGCGCTCCGCTATGGTCCGGCACCGCCGGGTGTTGACTTCGGCGACTACCGCTCCGG is part of the Saxibacter everestensis genome and harbors:
- a CDS encoding acetoin utilization protein AcuC, producing the protein MVEQQMPLYIVWDKVFGQYNFGPTHPMHPLRLDLTARLCEDFGLFDLRNVTVHSASVATDELLETVHSSEYISAIRAAESTSSVDDAVRIRYGVGTDDVPRFDHIHEASARIVQGSVQAAQAIVSGEAVHAVNFSGGMHHARRDKASGFCVYNDVAAAITHLLDSGVQKVAYIDIDAHHGDGTESIFWDDPRVLTISLHETGRMLFPGTGFADEIGGSSAEASAVNVALPPRTSDSDWLRAFDAIVPPLIGAFEPEVIVSQHGCDGHLHDPLTHLRLSVDALRQAAIMIDELAAAHCGNRWLAVGGGGYDLLDAVPRSWAHLVAIAAGKPIAVTAQTPESWRDYVHERSQRDAPRLMGDEVELWWRSWKVGFDPNNELDRAVMATKKSVFPFHGLDPYFD
- a CDS encoding TrkH family potassium uptake protein gives rise to the protein MATRPGADGQPALLRRTVLAPVTAVRDFVDDVAKSSPARLALVTFTAVVLVFVGLLMLPISTRSGEMAELSHAVFVAVSAVCVTGLTPVVTEEYWSAFGVSVITLAIQLGGLGILTLASIMGLAVSRRLGLRQRLIAAQETKALRLGEVGSLLRAVALASLISEAVLALAMFPRFIIRGEAVGDAAWHSVFYSISAFNNAGFTIHPGGAAAFADDPWILIPLMIGVFVGALGFPVILTVALHLWSPKSWDLHTKLTLVTSAALVVLGALAIGAFEWNNPKTLGDDAAGQTVLETIFAAVMPRSGGFATMDLSEMHQSSHVVLDMLMFIGGGSASTAGGIKVTTLAVMFLAAFAEARGLEHVEVFGRRIPPATLRLGVSVTLAGATIVSVATITLLNLSELPLDLVLFEVISAFATCGLTSGVTEQLPPSGLYVLSVVMFLGRIGTITLAAALALRERQRLYRYPEERPIVG
- the proC gene encoding pyrroline-5-carboxylate reductase, which gives rise to MTDPTVAVLGVGSMGEALLSGILRAGLPAGSVTATVRSPDRASELRQRTGVTVLDTSADAAANQSAAREADIVILAVKPHGILDLASEISDAVTRDCVVISVAAGITTSAIETRLPGAAVVRAMPNTPSLVGAGVVAIAAGESADQDALDRAAAILAGAGMTRQVREDQLDAVTAISGSGPAYFFLLAEALVDAGQQLGLDPETAKALVVGTAAGAGALMEQTGKDPAQLREQVTSPGGTTKAALDVFEEHGLREIALAAAQAAARRSAELSS
- a CDS encoding 30S ribosomal protein bS22 → MGSVIKKRRKRMAKKKHRKLLRKTRHQRRNKK
- a CDS encoding helix-turn-helix domain-containing protein, which produces MQFLTVAEVAAMMRVSKMTVYRLVHAGELPAVRFGRSYRVPEDAVQKYLQSAYIDPGQSQGSAG
- a CDS encoding glutaredoxin family protein — translated: MSEVLLVSRANCHLCDEARPIVQAVARETGHHFAEVDVDQDAQLRSKYSDEVPVVLIDGVQHAFWRVDADRLRKALAPESGSS
- a CDS encoding potassium channel family protein, giving the protein MAKSDTSHTPVLVIGLGRFGSATAARLSQLGREVLAIERDAQMVQDWSGRLTHVVEADATNIEALRQAGAGEFSVAVVGIGTSIEASVLTTANLVDLGIEQIWAKAISQSHGKILSRIGAHHVLYPETDAGNRVAHLVSSRMLDYIEFDEGFFGVVKMRPPREVQGFSLRESAIRKKYGVTVVGIKTPGQDFTYATPETQINAQDMLIVAGHVDLLNRFASRP
- a CDS encoding redox-sensing transcriptional repressor Rex, with the translated sequence MAKPGTDKDGTVFDAERGIPDATVARLPVYLRALSTLAEDGVITVSSEDLAEVAGVNSSKLRKDLSYLGSYGTRGVGYEVKVLVEQISENLGLSQDWNVAIFGAGNLGTALAQYSGFASRGFTVVAMFDADEAIVGTTVSGVLVRSIDDLETVIDQTGAHLAVLAVPGPVAQEICDRAVAAGIRGILNFAPSVLQVPDWVQLRKVDLSIELQILAFHAQRAAADELVMAKELS
- the hemC gene encoding hydroxymethylbilane synthase — translated: MTTPVLRLGTRRSKLARTQSKLVGERLTAVTGIPVELVDIVTEGDVNRAPLVTMGGAGVFVSAVRDALLRGEVDFVVHSLKDLPTTPEPGIDLVAVPGREDPRDALIARDNLTLGELPVGSKVATGSPRRQVQLEALGFGIEVIGIRGNVGTRIEAVTSGAADAVVLANAGLRRLGETDRITEVIDPLQMLPAPGQGALAVECRAITATSTDQERFIAKALAELDDAESRACVIAERAVLSRAEAGCSAPLGALAEVVEGDAGLELSLAAVLADADGHLIRHSVQGRVVDARTLGEELADLLLERIDGNLPTTMSTKGA
- a CDS encoding HAD family hydrolase, whose amino-acid sequence is MPISEVGGQGSTPAAAEPSTAAAFFDVDNTFMRGASLFHLARGMRQRRLLSYRDLAQFAWQQVKFIARGEHTVNLEEVRQRALSFVAGYTVADIRQIGEEVYDEFMDSKIWPGTKQLSADHLNNDQQVWLVTATPVEIAEVIAARLGVTGGLGTVAEHVDGVYTGQLTGQVLHGEAKAAAVQALAAEHGFDLSISYAYSDSANDIPMLSLVGNPFAINPDLKLRIYAEAHGWEVRDFRTAGRNTKRAIQGFAGAGALYGGWRAWRRLRGRRSIGQFEQE
- a CDS encoding glutamyl-tRNA reductase gives rise to the protein MAFLIVGISHRSAPMSVLEKAALSESQVRELSRAIAEGGYVNGVAVLATCNRLEIIADVSTFHGGLADLGGALVDAIRTEWTTLSEHLYVHYEERAVEHLLTVACGLDSMAVGEAQILGQLRATLSLGQAEGNLSSELGRILQQALRVGKRAHSETGLDRVAQSLLSGALDSAPGWLGDLGAVNALVVGAGAMSSLVVANLSRLGVGRIAIANRSLDGAQRLAATVAGRAVELDRDTLVAEVADADLIVSCTGARGTIIGADSVAAARELRTTRDLRTTRSVQRGDAHARRRQFFVDLALPRDIAPEVGDIDDVRLVGLEELSRIFAAGPHHDAADVTNAIAAVRAIIASETAKLISKRRANSVAPTVIALRGRAKAVRDKEFARLAARLGPDVDARVLDEVRKSMHRLADKLMHTPTVRVKELAAEPGGGSYADALRALFDLSIDATGPLDVLPLPGTVFDSEQLQHLPGNISIQEKS